cacctcactgtgataaagaaatatttaagattgctttgAATTAAAGATTGCTAAAGttgtgatacgcctggaaagtataatgcgcaaatcaagtatagcgacctttgttcattttcgtttTCGGAATTTTACCCTGAATCGGTGTATCTACCTGATGCGAAAATGATGTCCGCTTTTTCAGTGTTTGGAAAACAGAAGACAAAATCGGTCATACCAGACGAATCGGAATTTTAGAATGATCGATGTGAGTTCAATGGCGAAAATCTTTCCCATCGATTTACCGGAAAATGCAGCCATTAAAACATCCAAACTTGATCATATAATCTTAGAGAAAGTGTCGCACGAGAAATAAGAGAATAATTTTCGTTCGTATCCGTGACGACACACCGATCCAATATAGCGCATGTATCTGTGTCATTGGTCGGCATCATCTCATGAATGGTGACGACCGactagaaaaaaagaagaagaagaagaagatatcGTAGCTACCACCATGATGGTGAATAAACACTGCCACACACACAGGCCAAAAACAAATGGTAATGTAATGTGTATATGAGGAAACGAAAATCAAGCTGTACCTAAGTTCAGCCATCGGTCTCAGAACCGGAGGGCAAGGTCGCATAAACgcgcgcgtgcgtgtgtgtgtgtgtgtgtgtgtgtctgtatattCATTTACATTACATTAGCGGCCCCTACACGTGGCATTGTTTATTATTGACAACCAAAAGCATCGTCAGTACCACCAATCCAATTAGCTTGGTAACTTGTGTCggtatttttcgagaaaacgtttagagctttaagtattgcaactgaatattgaaacattgagagaagagttcattaAACAGTACACTCTCGCCAATGAAAGTTTTGTTGGATTGGCGAATAATTTTGAttgtttgaacatattttcatcaatccgaTGATGTTTCGACCATTCGACTAACATAtattttcgaacgaatacgaatgccACAAATACGATAGCGACACGAACGTAAACAATAAGGAGAGTAATATTGGCTACTACGAGAATGCGAGAGGCGTGAAAGAGAGAATGAAAATAACCGACGAACAACTATGGCAACAGTGTACACCAATTGTCTAGACCGAACCGCAGTTTAGTGGTTGGTAAGTGTGTATTGGTGTGCGATTCTAGcaggaaaaataaaaactgctgCTCATTAGAATATCCTATTGGAAAGACTATCTACTTGGAAAACAGGAACTCCGAATTGTTTTCCGACGGTCCATGTAAGAAATTACTGAAAGATTACTCAATAGCAAGTTGCTTATTTAGCATCGATTGTTGAGTTTCGTTGACATGATCAAACGATGAACGCGGCTTACTCAATCCTAACGCAGTGAACGGAACTCTCGCTGTTCGGATGGTTAGGTTAGCTTAGCAACAATGACAAATGGCAACTGAACGAAAAATGGTTGAAATGGTGAAAAATCTCTCAAACTCTCAAGTGAAAAGTAGTCCAGGTTAACCGGTATTTTTTCTCCCTCTGCTCATGCTCATGGATGGGATATGGGAAATCGGTTTGACTTTGCGTCGTATAAACGGTTGTTCGTTTCTACCTACCACCATCCGAGAGGTAAACAATacgtacatgaaaaaaaaaacttaacgacAAAAGTAAAAACCAATCTTTATATGATACCTTCCCGTTATTGTACGTGTTTCAAAACGCTTGTgcctacaaaattgaaaaaatttgtcttgtGTTTTCTTTTCCGCAATTTTCAGTAGCAAGCAATTTTGTGAATCGCATACCTCAGTTGCACTATTGCgcaaattgtgtgtgtgtgtgtgtgtgtgtgtgtagactGCCATGAACAACATGTTCCAACTTATCGCAAACAGAGGTGCGTTgggagagcgagagagagagaaaagcaAGTTAGAGAACATAAGAATGAACTTTATTATGACTGAGGGAAAAACCAATACCCATACATTGAAGTAAACCAGTATGACGTTGATATACATATGTATTGGTGTATGTTTTTGGAAAGCGGAAAATCTTCTTTTTCGTTCTTTGTCTCCGAATTCATCTCCTTTCATTGATAATCGATGGATGAGTGATAAATGATGAATGCTAACTCAAATCGCTATTAAAATATAAATCACCACTCGCAAAATCGAACAAACTAATGTTTTCTGTCCTGCAGGTACAAATCTAATTGTTCCTAACAAGCAAACAGTAAACTTCGGTTGCTAGAGATGATGTCCGATTTTGAGACATTTTCGTTATTTTGGCACAGGAGATTTATTCTTCTCGAAAACCTgcgattttcacgaaaacaaacacacacgcacgcgcgcaatcaaatgaaaaagtgCATGTTCGAAAGAAATTTACATTTGCTTGTCGTCTTCGTGATGAAGTCTTACCATCAAAGCATCATAGAagaatactttactatgggacgccttttcaaaatttaccctctgagaatgtgataagttttttgttttatcaatgTCTTCTTTCGCCGTTCTTCGGAAAAGGCGGGAAATCTTTGGTCATCCCTGTACAAAAGTAGTGCCTAAAACAATTCGCTCTCTCTCGCTTCCGCAACGGTGTGTGGCTGGTTTcaaggaattcagttccagcataatGTAATGCACAAATTGGATGAGATTGTTCAAAACAACTAAACTCACTCAAACCAATTGCCCAGCACCTTCCCTCTATTGCACTTTCTTTCACAAACGGCCACCACCATCACAATCGAAACGAGTAAAGAAGAAGCAAGCAAAAcaacacacgagaattcgaattTAACACTTTGTGTAGATTTGTTTGTGGCCCTTAAAAGGGCCGTTTGTTAGTTCTCGCATACACGGGGTCGGTGTTGTTCTCAGTTTACTTGGAGCTGGTGTACTTGGTGACGGCTTTGGTTCCCTCAGAAACGGCGTGCTTGGCCAACTCTCCTGGCAAAAGCAGACGAACGGCAGTCTGGATTTCGCGAGAGGTAATCGTCGAACGTTTGTTGTAATGAGCCAAACGCGATGCCTCGGATGCAATGCGTTCGAAGATGTcattgacgaaactgttcatgatgctcatcgccttcgaggatactccggtatcagggtggacctgcttcaacactttgtagatgtagatagcgtagctttccttcctgcggatcttcttcttcttcttatcacCCTTGGCGATGTtcttctgggccttgccggATTTTTTGGCCGCCTTTCCActagttttcggtgccatcgttctaacgttgacgtgcgttcagagtagctgtttTCACGTAAATGACGCTAGCTCGCCCAAGAAACcccgttttatacctgctacaggCAACGCAGTAGGGACAGCCCCTTGGTCAAAATTTGATCCTCTTTTGCGCTTTATGCTCTGCCTATTCGCAGAACGAGAAACAGCGAGATGGTATAAAACAGAGGGTTAGTACTGCGGCAGCCAGTATTACCGAGTTAGCATCCTAGCTGTTAGCATCGTTTCgtggattttttacgaaaacaaaacacataaaagaaaatgtctggccgtggcaaaggaggaaaagttaagggaaaggcaaagtcccgctcgaaccgtgctggtctgcagttcccagtaggcagaatccaccgtctgcttcggaaaggaaactacgccgaacgtgtcggtgccggtgcaccggtctatctggcggcagtgatggaatacctggccgccgaagtgctggaattggccggtaacgctgcccgtgacaacaagaaaacgagaatcatccctcgtcatctgcagctggccatccgtaacgacgaggagttgaacaaactgCTCTCCGGAGTTACCATCGCACAGGGCGGTGTACTGCCAAACATCCAGGCAGTGTTGCTCCCGAAGAAAACCGAAAAGAAGGCCTAAATTGCACTTGATTCGCACTGAAACCAATCGAAAaaacgtccttttcaggacgaccacaattTTCTGATAAAGAACTTATAgaaatttactattttactatcgaTCAATCATATTTACTCATGCAAGCGCCAtaagacttgtttttttttccatagcttcTAGGATAATTTCCCACATTACAAGTGAAAAGTCGATGGTCGGTGGTCGATTGCGCTGGAgaatagatttattttttttttaccgatCAAGCAAGGTTGGTTGAATGAAAACGACAATCGTCTGGAGAGTCAAGCTACTAAATTAAATATGATTATACGAAAAACCGCGTACAGAGCGATACCGTGTCCGAACTGGCTCTACACTAAATGGAAACTATAACGGCATTCATTTTCCAAGAAAAGGAAAACTGGGATAGTTTTAAAATACAAATATAATTGGGAACAAAAACATCAAccatttttattgatgaattttCGCAAGCTAGATTTTTACGAACGGACTTCATCAATCATCGTGCATAATCCGTCCGCATTTTCATTTGATCACCTACCGATCCTTTCGTCGCTGCTTACCGACTGAGCGAACGAACATATTTGATTGTACTACAAGAGAAGCATGCGCGTAGCAGCGGGGTCGGCTCTATGGCTGCGCACCAATTTATCCACTATAGCGTGTCGGTGAAGCACACGCTCAGAAAGTAGTGCTGCTATGATGGATAAaagcatacttttttttttttttcttactgtgCAGTTTTGTTGAAGCG
This genomic window from Malaya genurostris strain Urasoe2022 chromosome 1, Malgen_1.1, whole genome shotgun sequence contains:
- the LOC131427606 gene encoding histone H2A, encoding MSGRGKGGKVKGKAKSRSNRAGLQFPVGRIHRLLRKGNYAERVGAGAPVYLAAVMEYLAAEVLELAGNAARDNKKTRIIPRHLQLAIRNDEELNKLLSGVTIAQGGVLPNIQAVLLPKKTEKKA